GCCGCCCCCTGCTCCTCGCTCCTctactctctctctcctctctcccctgctcctcgctccggcgagccgcctcttcctcctccccttcctcgCCGCCCTGGCTCTCGGAGGCATCGgcccgagctcctcctcctcctccaccacgtGTCCTTCTCCAACGCCATGCCCTCGCCTCGCCGCGCCCGGcacgccgccgccctcgcctcgcTGTCCCGCCCCAGCCGGCTCCCGCGCGGAGTTGGGGAGCACCAGCCTTGGGCGACGAGGACGGGGAcatggcgacggggacggggacatgGCCAGCACCGGGCGGCTGGTGCAGGGCACGAGGAGGTGGTCAGGCTGCCGTGCCGGTCCTGGCAGCGCGCGCACGCGCAGGGGGGGCGCAGGGGAGGCTGTTTCCGCTCATGCTCAGGTGGTCGTCCTCGGCGGCGCGGTGGCCGCGATGCGACGACGGCCTTCCTGCATGCCAACAGCCAGGCGCGGGCAGGGCCAGCGGAGGCGAGGAGCGGGACTACGGGCGGCATGGACGCGCTGCTGGAAGGCGAAGCGGCCTTCGATGGCCCCGCGGCCTCGGACGGGACGGTGGCGAGGACGACAGCCTTGCTTGGGGAGGAAACGGCTGGAGAGTTTCTCGTTTGCAGGACAAAATTTTCGCCGGCAGCCCTCCAAACGGCGAAAAAAATACCTCCTGAGGGCTGAAGGGCTGGAGATACCCTACAAAGCTACAACGATGGGTTCTGCACCATGCATGACGACATGCATGGCCGGGCGCGCAATGCTGCACGCACGAAGCTTCGTCCCGACAGAGACCGATAGACAGCCGGACGCGCAATGCGCAACCGTGCAAGTTGCCGACCGCCCGCTGCTTCCGCAAATCCTGCACGTCACCATACGAGCGACCAGGTACGTAGCTTTTCTTGGCGATTCCGTGCCTCATGCCGACACTACCTTTTCGTTTTGTTTCTTCTTTTTGAGCTAGCACGTTGTAGAATATTATTACTACTGATGTGATGCGAGTTAAGGCGTGttgaaagtactccctccattcctttattaAAGGCCACTTCATATTTTTATGTCTTAGCTTTGACCATCAATTTTACCAACAACAAAATGAGTTATATGCCACAAAAAGTATTTTATTGGATGCACATTTTTATGGCTTTGTACTacatccgtcctggtttataggtcccctttgtagtttgtgtcaaaatTCGACCaatgatttaactaacaaaatgttaatgcatgtcaacaaaaattatatcgttggatttgtatttgaacatagtttttttaatgatataattttttgtgacatacatgaacattttgttagttcaatctatggtcaaaatttgacacaaaatacaatgaggaccaataaaccaggacggaggtagaaatctaaaaaaattgaaataagaaataaaaaccaaaagcatgtaaggaaaatgaaaaaaactataaaagaaaaaagaaatcagtAGAAAAACTCAGGGAACCTTCTAAAATGTTCCAAAACCAGTTGCTCACTCGAAGTGGGTCGGCCCTTGTCGCTTTGGTCGCTCACTTCGCTTCAGCGAAACCGCGATGCCTTGACGCTTACGTGCGGCAAATAGGCTTCATCGTTCAGGAAGCAGACTCATATAGACAACGCCATGCACAGGAGGGTACCCGACTGGGGCGACCCATTGTTGCACGCGGAAACATGAAAAATTTTATCAAAAAAGAAAATTGCAGTGCAAGGGATCTAACCATGAAACTCCCAAGGTTGACCGCTCGTCGCTAGGAACACGAGCTTATAAGCTTCAGTGCCTAAGTACAAAAAAAACAGACTACTTGAACTATCAATCAGTGACCGGGTTTTTTCCCGCtacttattttattttttctattacttttttgtttcttcttcatttttttgttACTTTTTCTTTTCCAAAAATGCTCTCCCTTTTaaaaatatgtccaaaattttaaaaaatatttgccttttcaaATTTGTTCAATAAATACAAATATTTTCCTTTCAAAAAATTGtacaaaaagttcaaaaaatgtaTGTGGCTTTTAAAATTTCTCAGAATGTCAAAACACTAACATTTTCTGAAAAGAGCAAACGAAATTTGGAACACGACCATTTCTCGAAATATGTCTAACATGTTTGTAATTTCAAATTTTGTATGAAAATTTTACAAACTATAACTCTTTTTCCAAATTGTTAGATTCCCAACAATTGATGTTCAACACAAGTTGCAAACCACCAACTTTGAAATAAAAAATATCAACTTTTTTTaaacacaaacatttcttaaattAGTGAACAAAAACAGacacattttttgaaattctagattttttaaaaaatataaacaatatttgaaaacAAGATCATTTTTTGATATTCTAAATAATATTTCATATTTTTTAACTGGTTCCAAAAATAATAGTAAATTTTAAAAATGGAAAAAATGAATTAgctgaaaacaaaagaaaaacaaaaaatagaaaagaaaaaaaaactcttaGGGCATGGCCGGTCTGAAAAAAACGTTCGGAAATTTTGAAACAAAAATTGCCGGCTTTAAAAAAGCAGTTTGTAAAAGTCTACAGATACACGGTGGATGGCAGCCTCAAAAACCCGACCAAAGGGCTCTGGCATTTGCAGCACAGTGGGAAACAACTCTGAAGGCCGTGATTGCCAGTTTTGGCGCTCAACCAACCACTGCCCATAGCGGAGATTGCAGTTGGTAACTTTGGGTATACAAGCCCCAGACGCGGGTGATCGATGCACTGAATGTTTTAACTTGCTAGCTTCGTCTTTTCACTAGTACTCTCTCTGGTAAaggaatataagagcatttagatcacgaAGGTAGTGCCCtccgtaaataaatataagagcgtttagatcactaccttagtgatctaaatgcttttatatttctttatagagggagtacttaataaataaataataaatgcAAAATATGGGATGGCGACAGACCAGGTGACGGAGAAGGTAGATATCTAAAGTTTCGGTGCGGTGCTCCTGAAGCTCGTCACGGGGCAGGCTGCCAATGGAGCTGGAACGGATGGTCATTTGGCGATTTGGGTGCAGAAAAACTTAAgtgaactgatggcaaaccatcTGAAAATGTTCAAAAATGCCATGGACAAAGGGATACCAGATCAAGTGAAGTACATGGAGGAGATAGCAACCGTGTTCAGGCTGGGCGTGGATTGCACTGCCAGGTATATATACGCAGCAAAGGCCGTCCATGCAGATGGCTTTCAAACGACTCTGCCGCAGCAGCCGTGGCCAATTCTGTGCCCTCCTCAGCTGCTATCAACTCCGAGGTCACTAAGCTGAACCAAGAGCCTTAGTTCAGCTCTGTTTGAAATGGTGCTATTTTCTATGGCCTCTGCACCTTATTGCTTATGAAATAAAGgtgaaagagaagaaaaaaagaaggaaaaaggagTTCTTTTTTTAGGATGTACATCTTGTGTACAGTACACACATCCTCTGCTTCAAAGAAGCTGCACACACAACCAACTGAAATCAAGGCCCTGTGAAATGCAGTTTTTTGCATGCACATATATACTGCTAGCTAGGACTGCGTGCATACTCGTTCATACGTACCTACATTGCATTGGAGGCAACAATGATCTGCTTACCCAGGACTGGAGTGACTTGCATGCTGCAGCGTCAAAATCAGATTTAGACTAGCTGCAGCTAGCGTGCTATGTGACAGCCCAAGTAGCATTACAAGATTTATCTGAAACTCATTCTCCACGGATTGTAAGATAGTACTACTAAACTTCTAGTTTTTAGAAACCAGATCATAATGCAAACGATTTCAGTTTCACCATTGGGTGGATGCGTTTGAAGCTGTGGAGTGGAGCCATGCGTTGCAGGGTGCATCAATCCTGCTAAACTCAGTCAGGACCTGATCCAGCCTGCTGCTGCTACCGCCGCCCCCTCATACAGCAATAACCTCACTAATTTCAGATACAGAGGAAGAGTTAGTAACCCTGGCTGCGGGTTTTCTCTTTCTCGTGGAATGCAACCTGAATTTCACTCAGATTTTTCTCTTTCTCGTGGAATGCTACCTGAATTTCACTCAGATACCTTTCCAGTTTATTCTGGCACCATTATCTCTTGTCAGAGTGTTCTGTTTCAGCAGCAACTACATGAACAGTTTTAATTCTAAAGGGATTTTAACACAGCACATATTCCCACTTAGCTTGGGCTAGGTTTTGAAGTCGCATAAAGAGATCAAACTGTAAAGTTCCCAGATTCAGATTCAGATTCAGTTAGAAGCCAAAGTAACTACCCTTTTTCTCGGTTAGCACTACACCAGCACATAACCCCTTTAACTGCATCCACATATCAGCTGTCTCTCCCCATAGAGTCAGAACTTTTTTGTGTCTTACTGAATTGGTGGTTATCAATTGTGGTATATTCTTAATAGTGATTTGCCTCTGCATAATTCTACTGTTTGTTTTCCTTCTATGAATGCTAACTCTTTCTGTTGCTAGGTGTGAGGACTTGAGCAGCTATTTGACATACCATCGTTCTGTGGACTGTTATTTGCTATATCTGGATGGCCACATATTATATTTCAAGTCCTTCAACTCACTGCAGATACACTGAACTACCCAAAGAGGCCACGATCCTTAGAATATAAATTCATGGGTACTTTTTTTTTACTGATTTCACACTCAGACCAGAGTTGATTCCCAGGCATGTATGACTATCACTGTCAAACAGTTCCACAAACACATTGGATTTTTTGGCGAGCAACAACCGAAATAGTTTCATCCAATTTGCACATATCATGCCTTATCTAGCAAGAACAGAAACAATCTTTTGTCAATTCATAACTTGGCAGGCACTAGTGCTTCTTTCGTATCAGAGGAGGCAGATGGAGTGGTGTGTAATTACATGCAAGATGTACAGAAAAGAAGAATGTTAAGGAAAACCGCAAAATGGCAGAGCATGCGAGATGGTTGATTACCGATCAGGTTCAGTCTGGTCTCCTGAAAGAAAGCTTTCTGTACATCTGTTTTTGGGGAATACCCACGGAAACACAACATATGAAGCTATTAGACAGCGGTATAATAAGTACCTGAGATCGCTGTCTCGTGATGGAAGAAGGCATTGTAGCAATGGATATGGCAGGGGCACCCTGATTAAAAAGTAATATGGGTGTCAGGAACAAATAGTCAAggaaaaatacaaataatatggTATAAAAACAACAAAGGACCATAAAAAGGCTGAACCTAGCTAACAATAGTGATAAATGTTAGTACATGCTCTCCAAGCTAAACACAGACATGGTACATGTTCAAGACCTGTTCGATAGTTCAGCGCTGCTTCAGCAGCAGAAGGAAcgtagatactccctctgttccaaaatagattactcatatttattttggaacggagggagtataaatcgtgaccctgcaaaatgtaacaaatAACAATATGCCAGATACTAGTTGCTCAAGTCCTCACAAACATCAGCAAGAAGTGTCACACAGAGAAGCAAAACAAGCAGTAGAATTTTGAGAGGTGAACACAACTGGACAGCAAAATGTTCTAAAAAAAGACAGAACAGTCCACGTCACTACTTGTAGTTGAGATGTATCTACAAATTAATTCAACCAAGCCATCATAtgcagtggcggagacaggcctCGGGCAGCTAGGGCTATAGTCCCAGGCCTagaaacaacttcctttgtaatttcttcatgcaaagcatagaAAATCATAGAAGTTTATCACTCAACATAGCACAGCCCCAGGCGTAATCTgcatctagctccgccactgatcATATGAACAATTCATTCATGACGTGATCTTTCTAGAACAGACAACAAGCATCACAGCAGATAGCAGGTGAGGAGTCCACGGAATGGGCCACGCCCACAGCCGTGGCGGAGTCGTTTGAGAGCCATCCGCATGGACGGCCTTTGCTGCGGATTCCCAACGGTGCAATCCACGCCCAGCATGAACACAGTTGCCATCTCCTCCATGTACGGCGCTTGATCTGGGATGTCCCTGTCCACGGCACTCTGGAACATTTCCTGTTGGTTTGCCATCAGTTTAGTGAAGTTGTTTCGCGCCCAAGTCGCCAAATGACCATCCGCTCCAGCTTCATTGGCCATCCGCCCCGTGACGAGCTCCAGCATGAACACCCCAAAGCTGTATGTGTCAACCTTCTCCGTCAGCTCCCTTGCTGCGACCCCATATTCTGCAGTTAATCATTTATTAGTACTACTAGTTAAAAGACCAAGATAGTGACGACAGAATTCCCTGTAATTAAGAAAAGTTAAGACGAAATTCTATTGGGTGCATCATTCGCCCAACATACCTGGAGCTGAGTAACCAAAGTTCCCTAGAGGCAGGCCCGCAATTGGCAACGGTTGGTCGAGCCCGGCCATGTTCATCTGTGCAGCGTCAAAACTGGCTATCACGGGCTTGAAATTCTGATCAAGCAAGATGTTGTTCGAGTTGATGTTGTGGTGGATAATCGGCTTTTTGCATCTGTAATGCATGTGGTAGATCCCTTTGGCCATGCCGATGGCAATGACCCTCCTCTGTGGCCAGCTCAGCGTCCGAACAACATCCATGGGTTGGTGCAGCCAGGATTGAAGGCTGCCATTCACCGGATACTCATAGACAAGCATGATGGCGTCTTCCCACTGGATGAGGTCTACGACTTTGATGATGTTGTCGTGAGAATTGCTGGCTAAGAGGATCATCTCCGACTTGTAGCGGTACGTGACATTGCCGTCCACCTGCAGTGCTGGGTTCTCATTCTGGAACTTCTTGACGACCAGCGTAGTCGGGAGACTGACGCCAGCAATGCCCTGAACGTGTACTATGTACAGTTCGTCATCCCTTACCATTCTACTAGCCCACACCCTTCTCTTATTAATTTCAGTAAGGCTGTCTACTATGGCTTGTCCATTGAGCTCAATAGGCAGTGTCTTGGCAGGACGGCTCCAGAGCTGCATTCTCTCAGGGGCGGGGTAGCGCGCGAAGAGGTTCCTGTCAAGGATGTATCAACCTGCAAACATATtatttactagcaaaagagcccgtgcgttgcaacggaagagaaaacataacacatgctcttaacccaacaaccatcactcaagatcacaataggtccatctcctttattttcgcgagatatcatatttgtgttgccgcttatcctctaTTAGGTAGAGATATAGCaaatatgcccatgcgttgcaatggggAAAAACAATTAGACTATGTCAGGATGAGATAAGGACTTTTAAAATGTCATGTCATAAACTACGTCTCATCTTGACCTAGCATTGCGCCATAGAAAGTTGTGTCAATTTTTCTGGGAGCAAGCATTGTATAGAACACAAAAACCCATTTTTAACCGATGCGTCAtggactaaataaaatcataaaacaaCCTCTATGTATCCCCTAAAAAATATTTAAGTGATGGTTCGTCTTTTCGTTATTTACGTATCTGTTTGAATTTttgcaaacattttctaaaattttatGGACATAATTTTCAAATTGTTGAATATGTTTTGAATTCACGATCACCttttaaaaatcatgaatatttgTTTTGAAATAATGTTTTTATACTATGCAAACAGTTTCTTAatcttatttattttatgatttctCTACCATTTTCTGAGTTCGCGAACATTTTACGATTTCTATAAAAAATTCAACTCACAACCTTttaaaatttggattttttttccgTTGAATTTAAAAGAGAAAAACATAAACAGaaataagaagaaaaaataaaaaaaggaaaagaaaacagaatgGAGACATCACACCTCTAACATGTGCGGGAGAAGGACGACCCCTTGACCAACCTGATGAATTACGCTGGAGGttgactaggtctggagtatttacagttaagtcaatgtatattgatgttattaattcgaactccattccAACTTTCAAGAATGtctgggatgtcaaagttcctttgaaaataaaagtgtttatgtggtttgttcataaacaagttattttaacaaaggacaacttaataaagcataattggacaggacctactaggtgtagtttctgtgatcggtaTGAGACGATTAAgcacctcttttttgattgcccgttggccaaggtcctttggcggacggtccatattgcttttaatattactccaccgactactgttaaCGCTTTATTTGGGActtggcttaatgggattgagtcTGCCTTAgcaagacatattcgggttggagtttgcgctttgcTGTGGACCATCTGgatttgcagaaatgatttggcttttaacagaacatcacggattcattttttgcaggttattttccgagctacggcagtgatccgttcgtggtcgctactcactccgatggaggccagggagcatttggttactgggtctttccgttgggagatggtagctcgggatatcttcaaccggtttggatggcggtcatgtaataggataggcaattagtttacctatctcttttagccagccggttgtggcgtcttttcCTGGCTAGTTTGTGTATCTAGCCTTTTGCGCTCTGTGTGAGctgctttttctttctttcagtttgagACTTTGGAACCTTGTTGGCACAATTTGTTTTtcggttaataagatggccgtatgcatcactcttgatgcagaggccggggaacccccctttttgaaaaaaaagaaaaaaaaattctctGGTTGTTAATTGAAGTTAAAGAAAGACCAGAAGTCACTGTTTCTAATGTCAGCTTGCAAAGCCGCTGATGGCTATTTTACAATGCTGGTGAGTCTGTCTATACCCACCAAATGGAGAAAAAAAAGGTATATCCTGGTCATGTTAGTGTTGTTTGTGTGTTTTTACCTGCCGCAGTTTGTACGTTCATCATCGGAGCTTGTAACTTGGCCACTAACTAATGAATCTTATTCTTGCAGCTAGGGGCCTGGACCCACAACCACAGGAGGAGGGTGAGAAGAGAGATGGATGGTGTAAATCTAAGCTTGTTGTCCATTTTTGGTTGTTGCTAAATGTGGATGAATTACGGCGGCAAGGGCCCGATTGATGGTTCTTGTTTGGCTGCCTTGGATCGTTTTGTATTCAAGCGCACCGCTGCCTCTTAGCTTGTGTAACCGAAGAAGGACGAGACAGAAGCCGTGGTGAAGCTCGAGGCTATCATGATGAATGGAGCTGTTGGTTCTTGTCAAGACTAGTTAGTTTGTCTTGGTTCTTTTTTGAACTGTGAATACCAGACAAATGATTGTGACTAGTTTGTTGCTTTGGTAGGATGCATTCTTTTGGAGTAGTAGCTCTTGTTAGAAACCATCATCCTTGAATTGATGGTACTAGGTATATATGCTCTTGTATATGTATATGTGATACCTCAGTAGCTATACAAATGTTATGCTTGTCCACCTGGAACAAGAAGTTCTCAAATTCGAGGGGGGTTTACATATTTGGTGCTGGAATAGGCTTCAGGGTTTAAAATTTGCTCATATGGTATATCACCCATGGCAAACTCTGCCTGTGAAAGTAACGACAGAGCTTAAGTGAATGTGGAGCTGACAGATGAAACTTTCTAGCCTACACCTCTAAAACAGAGTAGCTACTTCCTGGAATCTTCAAGCCCTTTAAATCCAATATGAACCTTTGCAATTGATATGCCAGGAATGGAAATACAATTAAGTTCCATATTATTTGAATGGCAGAAAGTCTCGTTATATCATTTTCACTAAAATAATCACTGTGACTAAGTTCTACTCCCGTGTTTATGGAGAGTATGGGGAAAAAGATTGAAAGCTCGAGCATTTTTTAAGACAGACAGTCTGGAAAAGATCTCCGTACCTTCAAGGTTCAAAGTTATGCAGATGTGATTAAAGTTCTAGGGATGCGCATCAGCCACCCAAAGAGGGATTAAAGTTCTAGGAATGGTCTGGAttgcgccatgtcatcgatccatgtcAAGTTCTAGGGATGTGCATAAGCCACCCAAGGAGGGATGGTCTGGATTGCGCCATGTCATCGATCTATGGCATGGCCTTGCCTGTTGATGTGGACCATGCATTTGCAAGCTTGTTGTCTTCACCCTGCCTCCATCTCCATATATACAAGAGATGGTCACTCCTCCGCGTGCGGGGTGCGCGTGCGACTTACGACTTGGGACGTCGGGCGACGGCGAGAGGCGATGCTACCTGTGAGCATGAGGTTCTTATTCACCACTGATGCTCGCCGGTATATATACCATGGTTTTAAATAACCCGCTATAGCAAGTTATAGCATTCTGCGCTAGGAGTCTTTTGTCCGAACACATGAGAAAagattttaaatagcgcgctat
The sequence above is drawn from the Triticum aestivum cultivar Chinese Spring chromosome 7A, IWGSC CS RefSeq v2.1, whole genome shotgun sequence genome and encodes:
- the LOC123150892 gene encoding receptor-like protein kinase 7 produces the protein MQLWSRPAKTLPIELNGQAIVDSLTEINKRRVWASRMVRDDELYIVHVQGIAGVSLPTTLVVKKFQNENPALQVDGNVTYRYKSEMILLASNSHDNIIKVVDLIQWEDAIMLVYEYPVNGSLQSWLHQPMDVVRTLSWPQRRVIAIGMAKGIYHMHYRCKKPIIHHNINSNNILLDQNFKPVIASFDAAQMNMAGLDQPLPIAGLPLGNFGYSAPEYGVAARELTEKVDTYSFGVFMLELVTGRMANEAGADGHLATWARNNFTKLMANQQEMFQSAVDRDIPDQAPYMEEMATVFMLGVDCTVGNPQQRPSMRMALKRLRHGCGRGPFRGLLTCYLL